From a region of the Citricoccus muralis genome:
- a CDS encoding DUF3039 domain-containing protein — protein MSLPADPDPHQPGAPGAPGGPSSGGAAVLDRQEQLQDAEPGDHERFSHYVRKEKIMESAVTGDPVVALCGKVWTPGRDPERFPVCPECKEIYDGLKAPRDGNSGGNSGGDSGKGGSGGGRRGWFGGRG, from the coding sequence ATGAGTTTGCCTGCCGATCCTGACCCCCATCAGCCTGGCGCCCCGGGGGCTCCCGGCGGCCCTAGCAGCGGCGGAGCCGCGGTCCTCGACCGCCAGGAGCAGCTGCAGGATGCCGAGCCGGGCGACCACGAACGCTTCTCCCACTATGTCCGCAAGGAGAAGATCATGGAGTCCGCCGTCACCGGCGATCCCGTGGTGGCCCTGTGCGGCAAGGTGTGGACCCCGGGCCGGGACCCGGAGCGGTTCCCGGTCTGCCCGGAGTGCAAGGAGATCTACGACGGCCTGAAGGCCCCCAGGGACGGCAACTCCGGCGGCAACTCCGGCGGGGATTCCGGGAAGGGCGGATCCGGTGGGGGACGGCGCGGCTGGTTCGGCGGCCGCGGCTGA
- a CDS encoding isochorismatase family protein yields MRALVIVDVQNDFCEGGSLGIDGGARVAGRITAFLDEHAQDYAAVVATRDWHVDPGPHFADEGTEPDYSETWPVHCVAGTSGAELHPELDTEFIDAQFLKGRFDASYSGFDGQLGVPDMVRSGAPEGTSGPFGATAAAATAVEEDAPGLDDWLRAEGINSVTVIGIATDHCVRATVLDAIDAGYDTSVFTDLVVGVDPERSDEALELMEENGAVLQMWGGTAD; encoded by the coding sequence ATGCGCGCCTTGGTCATCGTGGATGTGCAAAACGACTTCTGTGAGGGCGGCAGCCTCGGCATCGACGGCGGCGCCCGGGTGGCCGGCCGGATCACGGCTTTCCTGGACGAGCACGCCCAGGACTACGCCGCGGTAGTCGCCACCCGCGACTGGCATGTGGATCCGGGTCCCCACTTCGCCGACGAGGGCACCGAGCCGGACTACTCCGAGACCTGGCCCGTGCACTGCGTCGCCGGAACCAGCGGCGCCGAACTGCATCCGGAGCTGGACACCGAGTTCATCGACGCCCAGTTCCTCAAGGGCCGCTTCGACGCCTCGTACTCCGGCTTCGACGGGCAGCTCGGCGTTCCGGACATGGTGCGCTCCGGTGCCCCCGAGGGCACGTCCGGCCCCTTCGGTGCCACTGCCGCAGCCGCCACAGCCGTCGAGGAGGACGCCCCGGGCCTGGACGACTGGTTGCGGGCCGAGGGCATCAACTCCGTCACCGTGATCGGCATCGCCACCGACCACTGCGTCCGCGCCACCGTGCTGGACGCCATCGACGCCGGCTATGACACCTCCGTGTTCACCGACCTCGTGGTGGGCGTGGATCCGGAGCGGTCCGATGAGGCCCTGGAACTCATGGAGGAGAACGGCGCCGTGCTGCAGATGTGGGGCGGCACCGCCGACTAG
- a CDS encoding ABC transporter ATP-binding protein: protein MSNPESSLSAPFPPQQPGAVPDPDTALAIRGLAKRFGEKIAVNGISLDVPAGSFYGLVGPNGAGKTTAMSMATGLLRPDHGQVWIHGTDVWSEPLTAKRRMGVLADGVRLFDRLTGEQLVTYSGLLRGLDRDTVAERTADLLRVMDLTGDAGKLVVDYSAGMTKKVALASAMIHAPKVLVLDEPFEAVDPVSAANIRDILAQFVQSGGTVIVSSHVMDLVQRMCDHVAIIAQGNLLAAGTVDEVRDGQSLEDRFVDLVGGRSTGEGLSWLRT from the coding sequence ATGAGCAATCCTGAGAGCTCCCTGTCCGCGCCGTTCCCGCCACAACAGCCCGGTGCCGTGCCGGATCCGGACACGGCGCTGGCCATCCGTGGCCTGGCCAAGCGCTTCGGGGAGAAGATCGCCGTCAACGGCATCTCCCTGGACGTGCCCGCGGGCTCGTTCTACGGACTGGTCGGACCGAACGGTGCCGGCAAGACCACCGCCATGTCCATGGCGACGGGACTGCTGCGCCCGGACCACGGACAGGTCTGGATCCACGGCACCGATGTCTGGTCCGAGCCCCTGACCGCCAAACGGCGCATGGGCGTGCTCGCTGACGGCGTGCGCCTCTTCGACCGGCTCACCGGGGAACAGCTCGTCACCTACTCGGGTCTCCTGCGCGGGCTGGACCGGGACACGGTGGCCGAGCGCACCGCCGATCTCCTGAGGGTCATGGACCTCACGGGGGATGCCGGCAAGCTCGTGGTGGACTACTCGGCCGGCATGACCAAGAAGGTCGCGCTGGCCTCGGCCATGATCCATGCCCCGAAGGTCCTGGTCCTGGATGAGCCCTTCGAGGCCGTGGATCCGGTCTCCGCCGCCAATATCCGCGACATCCTGGCGCAGTTCGTGCAGTCGGGCGGAACGGTGATCGTCTCCAGCCACGTCATGGACCTCGTCCAGCGGATGTGTGACCACGTGGCCATCATCGCCCAGGGCAATCTGCTGGCGGCCGGGACCGTGGACGAGGTCCGGGACGGACAGAGCCTCGAGGACCGCTTCGTGGATCTCGTGGGCGGCCGTTCGACCGGAGAGGGCTTGTCATGGTTGCGCACCTGA
- a CDS encoding DEAD/DEAH box helicase has product MSDPVTDAAPGALFHIGDDLPPALPERAAWGTAQKLRQWQQEALELYFSKQPQDFMAVATPGAGKTTFALRVAKMLLEAGTVTRIAVVAPTEHLKRQWADSAARIGVAIDPNFKNSDGRHGDEYIGVALTYAQVASKPVLHRNRTENARTLVILDEIHHGGDALSWGDGIREAFEPATRRLSLTGTPFRSDTATIPFVEYVEYDDGIRRSKSDYTYGYGPALRDHVVRPVIFMAYSGQMRWKTSTGDIMEAQLGEAATKDITAQAWRTALNPEGEWVPSVLAAADRRLTEVRRNVPDAGALVIATDHEDARAYAAQLQRITGEEVTVVLSDDKGASDKIEEFSAGTQRWMVAVRMVSEGVDVPRLCVGVYATSTSTPLFFAQAVGRFVRSRKRGETASVFLPSVPQLMLLANEMEAERDHALDRPESAAGVDGLEDLSLSPEEDLLAAANRQERASDSLTKSEFKALESQASFDKVLFDGSEFGTGGAIGSEDELDFLGIPGLLDAEQVGELLRQRQADQLKRRPQTSGNAASGQGHHGAGPGAEQVVDHRRLKQMRSELSKNVSAWSARSGTPHGMIHNRLREISGGPAVPQATAEQLETRLKTLQGWFVGRK; this is encoded by the coding sequence GTGTCTGATCCTGTGACTGATGCCGCGCCCGGCGCCCTGTTCCATATCGGCGATGACCTGCCCCCGGCACTGCCGGAGCGGGCTGCCTGGGGTACCGCCCAGAAGCTGCGTCAATGGCAGCAGGAGGCCCTGGAGCTGTACTTCTCCAAGCAGCCGCAGGACTTCATGGCGGTCGCCACCCCCGGCGCCGGCAAGACCACGTTCGCCCTGCGCGTGGCCAAGATGCTGCTGGAGGCCGGGACCGTCACCCGCATCGCCGTCGTCGCGCCGACGGAGCACCTCAAGCGCCAGTGGGCGGATTCGGCGGCCCGCATCGGCGTCGCGATCGATCCCAACTTCAAGAACTCGGACGGACGGCACGGGGACGAGTACATCGGCGTCGCGCTGACGTACGCCCAGGTCGCATCGAAACCCGTCCTGCACCGCAACCGCACCGAGAACGCACGAACCCTGGTGATCCTGGATGAGATCCACCACGGCGGCGACGCCCTGAGCTGGGGTGACGGCATCCGCGAGGCGTTCGAGCCCGCCACCCGGCGGCTGTCCTTGACCGGTACCCCGTTCCGCTCCGACACGGCGACCATCCCGTTCGTCGAGTACGTGGAGTACGACGACGGCATCCGCCGCTCGAAGTCCGACTACACCTACGGCTATGGTCCGGCCCTGCGCGACCACGTGGTGCGTCCGGTGATCTTCATGGCGTACTCCGGCCAGATGCGCTGGAAGACCAGCACGGGCGACATCATGGAGGCTCAGCTCGGCGAGGCTGCCACCAAGGACATCACGGCCCAGGCCTGGCGGACGGCGCTCAACCCGGAGGGGGAGTGGGTCCCCTCGGTCCTGGCGGCCGCGGATCGTCGCCTCACCGAGGTGCGGCGCAATGTGCCCGACGCCGGCGCGCTCGTCATCGCGACCGACCATGAGGATGCGCGGGCGTACGCCGCGCAGCTCCAGCGGATCACCGGCGAGGAGGTCACCGTGGTGCTCTCGGACGACAAAGGGGCCTCGGACAAGATCGAGGAGTTCTCGGCCGGGACCCAGCGGTGGATGGTCGCGGTGCGCATGGTGTCCGAGGGCGTCGACGTGCCGCGGCTCTGCGTGGGTGTGTACGCCACGTCCACATCCACGCCGCTGTTCTTCGCCCAGGCCGTCGGCCGCTTCGTGCGTTCCCGCAAACGCGGGGAGACCGCCAGTGTCTTCCTGCCGTCGGTGCCGCAGCTGATGCTGCTGGCCAACGAGATGGAGGCCGAGCGGGACCACGCCCTGGACCGGCCCGAGTCCGCGGCCGGGGTGGACGGGCTTGAGGATCTGTCCCTGTCTCCGGAAGAGGACCTGCTGGCCGCGGCCAACCGGCAGGAGAGGGCCTCGGACTCCCTGACGAAGTCCGAGTTCAAGGCCTTGGAATCCCAGGCGTCCTTTGACAAGGTCCTGTTCGACGGCTCCGAATTCGGCACCGGAGGGGCGATCGGTTCGGAGGACGAGCTGGACTTCCTCGGCATCCCGGGTCTCCTGGACGCCGAGCAGGTGGGAGAGCTGTTGCGTCAGCGCCAGGCCGATCAGCTCAAGCGCCGGCCCCAGACCAGCGGGAACGCAGCGTCGGGCCAGGGGCACCACGGTGCCGGCCCGGGGGCCGAACAGGTGGTGGACCACCGTCGTCTCAAGCAGATGAGGTCGGAGCTGTCCAAGAACGTCTCGGCGTGGTCTGCGCGGTCCGGGACCCCGCACGGGATGATCCACAACCGCCTCCGCGAGATCAGCGGCGGCCCGGCCGTGCCCCAGGCAACGGCGGAGCAACTGGAGACCCGGCTGAAGACCCTTCAGGGCTGGTTCGTCGGACGGAAGTGA
- a CDS encoding AI-2E family transporter, with product MQDHDSPHAASDSVPEAASDSTAGTASRTPAEPAADVAAAAPRPSLLRRWWAARRLPGARPRPRFELRPAATSPSAAEIEANTGSAVRAADAADPSHRVRLVQWAHPVQTGFLFTFGVGLAFLLYGIISANTQLLVWIGAALFISLGLDPVVRRIESWGAPRGVGVAAAVLLLAAILTLFFSLLIPTVVEQTTAFVNDLPAMVSDFLESQFFYDLDSQFGIRDIAVTELEKFIGDSSNVTAVFGGLFGVGTAIVNTGFSVLIVLVLTLYFLATLPAMKFWAYRLAPSTRRPRVEYLGEEITSSVGHYVIGQSVVAGLNGLVAFIAISIAGMPFGALLAFFAGLMAFIPLVGAMTGGIILTLVALTGGWQQALIFAAIYFIYLQVEAYFVSPRVMSKAVAVPGSVAVIAVIAGAALLGVLGALMAIPLAAAIMLVVKEVLIPRQDRI from the coding sequence GTGCAGGACCACGACTCCCCCCACGCGGCTTCCGATTCCGTCCCCGAGGCCGCTTCTGACAGCACGGCCGGGACAGCCTCCCGTACCCCCGCAGAGCCAGCCGCTGACGTCGCGGCCGCCGCGCCGCGCCCCAGCCTCCTCCGACGGTGGTGGGCCGCGCGCCGGCTTCCCGGTGCACGGCCCCGTCCCCGATTCGAGCTCCGCCCGGCGGCCACGTCACCTTCCGCCGCAGAGATCGAGGCGAATACGGGGTCCGCAGTCCGTGCCGCCGACGCCGCCGACCCGTCCCACCGCGTGCGCCTGGTCCAGTGGGCCCATCCGGTCCAGACCGGCTTCCTGTTCACGTTCGGCGTGGGTCTGGCCTTCCTGCTGTACGGGATCATCTCCGCCAACACCCAATTGCTCGTGTGGATCGGCGCGGCCCTGTTCATCTCCCTCGGACTGGACCCCGTGGTCCGGCGCATCGAATCCTGGGGTGCTCCCCGAGGGGTGGGCGTCGCTGCGGCGGTGCTGCTGCTCGCTGCGATCCTGACGCTCTTCTTCTCCCTGCTCATCCCCACGGTGGTCGAGCAGACCACAGCCTTCGTCAACGACCTGCCGGCCATGGTCTCTGACTTCCTGGAATCGCAGTTCTTCTACGACCTGGACAGCCAGTTCGGCATCCGGGACATCGCCGTGACGGAGCTGGAGAAGTTCATCGGTGACTCGTCCAACGTCACGGCCGTCTTCGGCGGACTCTTCGGGGTGGGCACCGCCATCGTCAACACCGGGTTCTCCGTGCTGATCGTGCTGGTGCTGACCCTGTACTTCCTCGCCACCCTGCCGGCCATGAAGTTCTGGGCCTACCGGTTGGCCCCGAGCACCCGGCGCCCTCGGGTGGAGTACCTCGGTGAGGAGATCACCTCATCCGTGGGTCACTACGTCATCGGTCAGTCGGTCGTGGCGGGCCTCAACGGTCTGGTCGCCTTCATCGCCATCTCCATCGCCGGGATGCCCTTCGGTGCGCTCCTGGCCTTCTTCGCCGGACTAATGGCCTTCATCCCCCTCGTGGGCGCCATGACCGGCGGGATCATCCTGACCCTCGTGGCCTTGACCGGCGGATGGCAGCAGGCCCTGATCTTCGCCGCCATCTACTTCATCTACCTCCAGGTCGAGGCCTACTTCGTCTCCCCGCGCGTGATGAGCAAGGCCGTGGCCGTGCCGGGTTCCGTCGCCGTGATCGCCGTTATCGCCGGGGCCGCCCTCCTCGGGGTGCTGGGCGCACTGATGGCCATCCCACTCGCGGCGGCCATCATGCTGGTGGTCAAGGAAGTGCTGATCCCGCGGCAGGACCGGATCTAG
- a CDS encoding co-chaperone YbbN has translation MSQQPPAMPTHLRGALDLSALKRPAGQPGPQSQPGQAGQPAQPGQAGQQSAQGGPAGSWVLDNASQGDLQQLIQLSSRVPVLVHLAAPSNPASQQIDDLVAPAVDARGGQLILARVDAEADPQVLQVFGLAAGPAVVAVLAGQPIPVLNQAVPADQLEQLLDELLAAAAQNGVSGTVPPLAPAREYGQGAVGAAGHDVPAAPALPPLHQEAQDALEAGQYEAAEGAYRRALAENPADAEAKVGLSRAGLFARTAAMDSNAVRERGATEPDEAQAQIDVADLDVLGGHVEDAFNRLVRFIAGHPGQERNTVREHLVDLYTVVGDQDPRTSASRKALAMALF, from the coding sequence ATGTCCCAGCAGCCCCCAGCCATGCCGACCCACCTGCGAGGGGCCCTCGACCTGTCCGCGCTCAAGCGGCCGGCGGGCCAACCCGGACCGCAAAGCCAGCCCGGACAAGCCGGACAGCCGGCACAGCCCGGACAAGCCGGCCAGCAGTCAGCCCAGGGCGGGCCAGCGGGAAGTTGGGTCCTGGACAATGCCAGCCAGGGTGACCTGCAGCAGCTGATCCAGCTTTCCTCCCGTGTGCCGGTCCTTGTCCACCTGGCAGCACCCTCGAACCCCGCGAGCCAGCAGATCGATGATCTCGTGGCCCCGGCCGTGGACGCGCGGGGCGGTCAGCTGATTCTGGCCAGAGTGGATGCCGAGGCCGACCCGCAGGTCCTACAGGTCTTCGGGCTGGCCGCCGGGCCGGCCGTCGTCGCCGTCCTGGCCGGTCAGCCGATCCCGGTCCTGAACCAGGCGGTTCCCGCCGACCAGCTCGAGCAGCTCCTGGACGAGCTGCTCGCCGCCGCAGCCCAGAACGGCGTCTCCGGCACCGTGCCTCCTCTGGCCCCGGCCCGCGAGTACGGCCAGGGTGCCGTCGGGGCAGCCGGGCACGACGTTCCGGCCGCCCCGGCGCTGCCACCGTTGCATCAAGAGGCCCAGGACGCGCTCGAGGCCGGCCAGTACGAGGCTGCCGAGGGCGCCTACCGCAGGGCCCTGGCCGAGAATCCTGCCGATGCCGAGGCCAAGGTGGGGCTGTCCCGCGCCGGCCTGTTCGCGCGGACCGCGGCCATGGACTCGAACGCCGTGCGGGAACGCGGCGCCACCGAGCCGGACGAGGCCCAGGCCCAGATCGATGTGGCTGATCTCGACGTGCTCGGCGGCCACGTGGAGGACGCCTTCAACCGACTGGTCCGCTTCATCGCCGGCCACCCGGGACAGGAGCGGAACACCGTCCGCGAGCACCTCGTGGACCTCTACACCGTGGTGGGTGACCAGGACCCGCGTACGTCCGCGTCCCGCAAGGCGCTGGCCATGGCGCTGTTCTAG
- the nucS gene encoding endonuclease NucS, with translation MRLVIARCSVNYEGRLRAHLPQATRLLLVKADGSVLVHSDGGSYKPLNWMSPPATLRTTEPTEELAAEGVVQVWTVQATKSDDRLIVHLFEILHDSSHELGVDPGLVKDGVESDLQRLLAEQIDLLGDGHTLVRREYMTAIGPVDILARDATGGSVAVELKRRGDIDGVEQLTRYLELMNRDPLLAPVRGVYAAQQIKPQARTLAEDRGIRCLTLDYDAMRGVDDAESRLF, from the coding sequence GTGCGTTTGGTAATAGCCCGGTGTTCCGTCAACTACGAAGGGCGTTTGCGCGCCCACCTGCCCCAGGCGACCCGCCTGCTCTTGGTCAAGGCCGACGGCTCCGTGCTGGTGCATTCGGACGGCGGCTCCTACAAGCCGCTGAACTGGATGAGCCCGCCGGCGACCCTGCGCACGACCGAACCCACCGAGGAGCTGGCCGCCGAGGGTGTGGTCCAGGTCTGGACGGTGCAGGCCACGAAGTCGGACGACCGGCTGATCGTGCACCTCTTCGAGATCCTGCATGACTCCTCCCACGAGCTCGGCGTGGATCCGGGACTGGTCAAGGACGGCGTCGAGTCTGACCTGCAACGGCTGTTGGCCGAGCAGATCGACCTGCTCGGCGACGGCCACACGCTGGTGCGCCGTGAGTACATGACCGCCATCGGCCCCGTGGACATCCTCGCGCGGGATGCCACCGGCGGCTCGGTGGCCGTGGAGCTCAAGCGCCGCGGGGACATCGACGGCGTGGAGCAGCTCACCCGCTACCTCGAGCTGATGAACCGCGATCCGCTGTTGGCCCCGGTCCGGGGCGTCTACGCCGCACAACAGATCAAGCCCCAGGCCCGCACCCTGGCCGAGGACCGGGGCATCCGCTGCCTGACCCTGGACTACGACGCCATGCGCGGCGTGGACGATGCCGAGTCCCGGCTCTTCTGA